A stretch of the Flavobacterium aquiphilum genome encodes the following:
- the gldC gene encoding gliding motility protein GldC — translation MSNSNTSEIKFLIELDENRVPEKLLWTAKDGGVELQESKAIMLNVWDSKAKESMRIDLWTKDMPVDEMKVFFHQTLVSMAETFRRATNDEKMSDTMLDFCDYFAEKLDLKQQ, via the coding sequence ATGTCAAATAGCAATACCTCAGAGATAAAATTTTTAATTGAATTAGACGAAAACCGTGTTCCTGAAAAACTTTTGTGGACAGCTAAAGACGGTGGAGTAGAGCTGCAAGAATCTAAGGCGATTATGCTTAATGTTTGGGACAGCAAAGCCAAGGAAAGTATGCGTATCGATTTGTGGACAAAAGATATGCCGGTAGATGAAATGAAAGTCTTCTTTCATCAAACATTGGTTTCTATGGCCGAAACGTTCAGAAGAGCCACAAATGATGAAAAAATGTCAGATACGATGTTGGATTTCTGCGATTACTTTGCCGAGAAATTAGATTTGAAACAACAATAA
- the gldB gene encoding gliding motility lipoprotein GldB, whose protein sequence is MRLFFLSMVCGLFLVSCDQKSKVEKAIEETPVEAVKVERFDKAFFETSPKDLPKLKLKYPYFFSPNIPDTVWINKMQAPIWREVYAEVEKKYSSSEVIQKEVEDLVQHMKYYFPKTKTPKVITLISDMDYTNKAIYADSLVLISLELYLGKEHKFYTFPKYLKQNFEQRQMMPDVVKSFAFRKITPPTDNNLLSQMIYHGKELYLKDLLLPEYTDAEKMGYTPEEIVWCQENESYIWRYFIEREMLFSDEQKLASRFIDEAPFSKFYLEIDNESPGQVGSWIGWQIVRSYMENNDTKLDQMLKMNAKEIFEKSKYKPKK, encoded by the coding sequence ATGAGATTATTTTTTTTATCGATGGTTTGCGGTTTATTTTTAGTGTCTTGTGACCAAAAAAGTAAAGTTGAAAAAGCTATCGAAGAAACACCGGTTGAGGCCGTTAAGGTGGAACGTTTTGATAAAGCGTTTTTTGAAACATCGCCAAAGGATTTGCCAAAATTAAAATTGAAATATCCTTATTTTTTTTCGCCAAATATACCAGATACAGTTTGGATAAATAAAATGCAGGCACCAATATGGAGAGAAGTTTATGCTGAAGTTGAAAAAAAGTATTCCTCTTCAGAAGTTATCCAAAAAGAGGTAGAAGATTTGGTTCAGCATATGAAATATTATTTTCCAAAGACAAAAACTCCGAAAGTTATCACGTTGATTTCGGATATGGATTATACGAATAAAGCGATTTATGCCGATTCTTTGGTTTTGATTTCATTGGAATTGTACTTAGGGAAAGAACACAAGTTTTATACTTTTCCGAAATATTTGAAGCAAAATTTTGAACAAAGACAAATGATGCCTGATGTTGTGAAGAGTTTTGCATTCAGAAAAATTACACCTCCAACAGATAATAATTTGTTGTCACAAATGATTTATCATGGGAAAGAACTTTATTTGAAAGATCTTTTGTTACCAGAATATACAGATGCAGAAAAAATGGGCTATACACCCGAAGAAATTGTTTGGTGCCAAGAAAATGAAAGTTATATTTGGCGCTATTTTATTGAAAGAGAAATGCTTTTTAGTGATGAGCAAAAGTTGGCTTCCCGTTTTATTGACGAAGCTCCTTTTTCAAAATTTTATTTAGAAATAGACAATGAATCGCCAGGGCAGGTGGGTTCATGGATTGGCTGGCAAATTGTTAGATCGTATATGGAAAACAATGATACTAAGCTTGATCAAATGTTAAAGATGAATGCCAAAGAAATCTTCGAAAAATCAAAATACAAACCCAAGAAATAA
- the nadE gene encoding NAD(+) synthase: MTKKRTLEIEKVNTHIVEWLKDYATASKVNGFVIGISGGVDSAVTSTLCAQTGLKVICVEMPIHQAPSQVSRGREHIEQLKSRFPNVSSAVADLTSVFDTFKNEVPTTDNEHALHLSLANSRARLRMTTLYYFAGIHGLLVAGTGNKVEDFGVGFYTKYGDGGVDLSPIADLMKSEVYQLGTYLKIPDSILTAAPTDGLFGDSRTDEDQLGASYDELEWAMLLTDEEQKTSAFSEREKEVIKIYKKLNSNNQHKMNPIPVCIINC; this comes from the coding sequence ATGACTAAAAAAAGAACCCTCGAAATTGAAAAAGTAAATACCCATATCGTAGAATGGCTAAAAGACTACGCTACCGCATCAAAAGTTAATGGATTTGTAATCGGAATATCCGGTGGAGTTGATTCGGCAGTAACCTCAACACTTTGCGCTCAAACCGGTTTAAAAGTAATATGCGTTGAAATGCCAATACACCAAGCTCCAAGCCAGGTTTCAAGAGGTAGAGAACACATTGAACAATTAAAAAGTAGATTTCCAAATGTAAGCAGCGCTGTGGCCGATCTGACTTCTGTTTTTGACACTTTTAAAAATGAAGTTCCTACAACCGATAACGAACATGCCCTGCATTTATCACTTGCCAACAGCCGCGCCCGTTTAAGAATGACAACTTTGTACTATTTTGCCGGAATCCATGGTTTACTGGTGGCAGGAACAGGAAATAAAGTAGAAGATTTTGGAGTGGGATTTTATACAAAATATGGTGATGGCGGAGTCGATTTAAGTCCAATTGCCGATTTGATGAAATCAGAAGTGTATCAATTAGGTACTTATCTAAAAATTCCAGACTCTATTTTAACAGCTGCTCCTACTGACGGATTATTTGGCGACAGCCGAACTGACGAAGATCAATTGGGTGCAAGCTACGATGAACTGGAATGGGCCATGCTTTTGACCGATGAAGAACAAAAAACAAGTGCTTTTTCTGAACGCGAAAAAGAAGTCATAAAAATATATAAGAAACTGAATTCCAACAATCAACATAAGATGAACCCTATACCTGTTTGCATAATAAACTGTTAA
- a CDS encoding response regulator transcription factor, with protein MIKVCLADNYPVVHFGIKSYFKDHSDISIVANVGNFAMVKDILLTKEIDVLVLDLELEGLSSIFEIKSVLKNFPKTKIIFYSGLSEQIYAPNAIKAGVSGFVHKTEKLETLGQSIIKVNQGKIIMNEAVMKNIALIAKQSKSERLYRKLSNREVEVLRYLSDGKKNHEIAEILSLNEKTISTYKLRLLTKLNVTNLVDLVNKAKTLEIV; from the coding sequence ATGATTAAAGTTTGTTTAGCAGATAACTATCCTGTCGTACATTTTGGAATAAAATCGTACTTCAAAGACCATTCGGACATCTCCATCGTTGCTAACGTTGGTAATTTTGCAATGGTAAAAGACATCCTTCTTACCAAAGAAATAGATGTTCTTGTATTAGATCTAGAGCTTGAAGGACTTTCAAGCATTTTCGAAATCAAATCGGTTTTGAAAAATTTTCCAAAAACAAAAATCATTTTTTACAGCGGTCTTTCAGAACAAATTTACGCTCCAAACGCCATAAAGGCAGGGGTTTCTGGATTTGTTCACAAAACCGAAAAACTGGAAACTTTGGGTCAATCGATCATCAAAGTGAACCAAGGGAAAATCATCATGAATGAAGCAGTCATGAAAAACATTGCTTTGATTGCAAAACAAAGTAAAAGCGAACGTTTATACAGAAAACTTTCAAATCGTGAAGTGGAAGTATTGCGTTACTTAAGTGATGGTAAGAAAAACCACGAAATCGCTGAGATTTTGTCGCTCAATGAAAAAACAATCAGTACTTATAAACTAAGATTGTTAACTAAATTAAACGTTACGAATCTAGTAGATTTAGTAAACAAAGCTAAAACGCTGGAAATCGTTTAA
- the dnaG gene encoding DNA primase yields the protein MISQTTIDKVFETARVEEVIGDFVQLKRAGSNFKGLSPFSDERSPSFMVSPVKGIWKDFSSGKGGNSVAFLMEHSHFTYPEAIRYLAKKYNIEIEETEQSDEEKLNTDVRESMYLVSEFAKKYFSDILLNSEEGKAIGLSYFKERGFTNETIKKFSLGYSPETWDAFTKEALGKGYKLEFLESTGLTIAREDRPFDRFKGRVMFPIQSMSGRVLGFGGRILTNDKKAAKYLNSPESEIYHKSKVLYGIFQAKQSIAKLNNCFLVEGYTDVIQFNQAGIENVVASSGTALTPDQIRLINRLTKNITVLFDGDAAGLRASIRGIDLILEEGMNVRVCAFPDGEDPDSFAKKTPYEDLVAYLEDNAKDFIQFKASLLMNEAKNDPIKKADLIRDMVASISKIPDRIQREIYIQECSRIMDISEQVLTSTLAQLVQKDVAEVGKKVKQEQKAFEVVKNENPVQAAKVDVLYRLERKIIEILLLYGNKTEEFEDVYMRTNEAGEIETVTEKKEYKVYQRIYLSLQEDEVELANPLFRDIFNDLIQYYLQNENVEFEKYLMHLNSDFAQEVTDILMEDERLVLHNWEGQNIFPKNKNETIAQYVSETILTMRWYLVDKIIEELKNSVSNEPGSDNTEFMSMVMDYYKLINSFSKKLGRVMSRYS from the coding sequence TTGATATCACAAACAACCATAGATAAGGTCTTTGAAACTGCTCGAGTAGAGGAGGTTATTGGAGATTTTGTACAGTTAAAAAGAGCGGGAAGTAATTTCAAGGGGCTGAGTCCGTTTTCGGATGAGCGTTCCCCCTCCTTTATGGTGTCGCCTGTCAAAGGAATTTGGAAAGATTTTAGTTCGGGAAAAGGAGGCAATTCAGTGGCTTTTCTGATGGAGCACTCACATTTTACTTATCCGGAAGCGATTCGTTATTTGGCCAAAAAATACAATATCGAGATTGAAGAAACCGAACAGTCAGATGAGGAAAAATTAAATACTGATGTTCGCGAAAGTATGTATTTGGTTTCTGAATTTGCCAAAAAATATTTCAGCGATATCCTTTTAAATTCGGAAGAAGGAAAAGCTATTGGGCTTTCCTATTTCAAGGAACGCGGTTTTACCAATGAAACGATCAAGAAATTTTCTTTGGGTTATTCTCCCGAAACTTGGGACGCTTTTACAAAGGAGGCCTTGGGAAAAGGTTATAAATTGGAGTTCTTGGAAAGTACCGGATTGACCATTGCCAGGGAAGATCGTCCTTTTGATAGGTTTAAAGGAAGGGTAATGTTCCCTATTCAGAGTATGTCGGGAAGGGTGCTCGGTTTTGGAGGCAGAATTTTGACAAATGATAAAAAAGCTGCTAAATATTTAAACTCACCAGAGAGTGAAATTTACCATAAAAGTAAGGTGCTTTACGGTATTTTTCAGGCTAAGCAGTCAATAGCCAAATTAAATAATTGTTTTTTGGTTGAAGGTTATACAGATGTTATACAATTTAATCAGGCGGGAATTGAGAATGTTGTGGCTTCTTCGGGAACGGCACTCACGCCGGATCAAATTCGTTTGATTAATAGATTGACCAAAAATATTACCGTATTGTTTGATGGTGATGCTGCGGGACTTCGTGCTTCGATTCGTGGAATTGATTTGATTCTTGAAGAAGGTATGAATGTACGAGTTTGTGCATTTCCTGATGGAGAAGACCCGGATAGTTTTGCCAAAAAAACGCCTTACGAAGATTTAGTGGCTTATTTGGAGGATAATGCTAAGGATTTTATTCAGTTCAAGGCTTCTCTTTTGATGAATGAAGCCAAAAACGATCCAATAAAAAAAGCCGATTTGATTCGGGACATGGTTGCCAGTATTTCGAAAATTCCGGACAGAATTCAACGTGAAATTTACATTCAGGAATGTTCCCGAATTATGGATATTTCTGAACAGGTTTTGACTAGCACTTTGGCGCAGTTAGTTCAAAAGGATGTTGCCGAAGTTGGAAAGAAAGTCAAACAAGAGCAAAAGGCTTTTGAGGTAGTAAAAAACGAAAACCCTGTTCAGGCCGCAAAAGTTGATGTGCTGTATCGTTTGGAGCGTAAAATAATTGAAATTCTTTTGTTGTATGGAAATAAAACAGAGGAATTTGAAGATGTTTACATGCGAACCAATGAAGCAGGTGAAATCGAAACGGTTACTGAGAAAAAAGAATATAAAGTTTATCAAAGGATATATCTGAGTTTGCAGGAAGATGAGGTGGAACTTGCAAATCCTTTGTTTCGTGATATTTTTAATGACCTAATTCAATATTACCTTCAAAATGAAAATGTAGAATTTGAAAAATATTTAATGCATTTGAATTCTGATTTTGCTCAGGAAGTAACCGATATTTTGATGGAAGATGAACGATTGGTGTTACATAATTGGGAAGGCCAAAATATTTTTCCTAAAAATAAAAATGAAACTATTGCCCAATATGTATCGGAAACTATTTTGACGATGCGTTGGTATTTGGTTGATAAAATTATTGAGGAATTAAAAAACTCTGTATCAAATGAACCAGGTTCAGATAATACAGAGTTTATGTCAATGGTGATGGACTACTATAAACTAATTAATTCATTTTCGAAAAAATTAGGAAGAGTTATGTCCCGCTACAGTTAA